Within Gammaproteobacteria bacterium, the genomic segment GCTGGCCCTTCACCTTCGCCACCTTCACGTACTGGTCGTTGACACGCCCCACCACCCGCGGCGACCAGTGCTCGGTGACGCCTTTGAGAGCCTCAGTGAAATTGATGGGATTCAAAGCGTCCATAGCAGCTCCGGAGAGATTTAAGATGATCTGCCATCCCTGGCGCGCGTCGTAGTACTAACCATTGCTCCCTGCCGCACATCCTGTGCGGCGTTCACCGGCGTGAAGCAGTGCTTCCCGCCGGTTCACCCAGCCGGGGGCTGCCAGAGCTCGACCTTGTTCCCCTCGGGATCCATGACCCAGCCGAACTTGCCGAACTCCGAGTCGTCGGTCTTCTCCAGCACCTCGCAACCCTCGGCCCGCAGCGCCTGCAGCAGCGCGGTCAGGTCATCCACGCGGTAGTTCACCATGAAGGTCGAACGGCTCGGCGCGAAATGGCCGCTGTCGGCCGCGCCGATGGACCAGACCGTCATGCCCCCGGTGGGGTTCCCCGCGTCGTCGGTCCAGGTGAAGGCCGTGCCGCCCCATTCCTGCACGTCTATCCCCAAGTGCCGCTGGTACCAGGCCCGCAATGCCTTGGGGTCCTTCGCGTGGAAGAAGATGCCGCCGATGCCCGTAACACGCTTCATGTGTATCTCCCAACCTGACTGTATCTCAGCCGCCTGCCACCTGGTGCTGCATCTCGGCCATCCGCTCCCGTTCCCCGAAGAAGAACCCCAGCAGGCCATAGCGGCTGCCGCGGGTCACGGGTGTGACCTCGTGCAGCAGCGAGCAGGAGAAGATCGCCGCGCCGCCGCGCTCGGGCACGTAGAGGTCCGGGCCGAACTCCGGGAAGCGCAGTTCGCCGCCGTCGTAGGCGCCGGTGTTGAGGTTGAGCGTCATGGCGAAGCGCCGGTGCTGGGTGTCGCGGGACTCGTTGTCCCGGTGCGCGTGGAAGTAGCCGGCGCCCGCATCGTAGCGGATGAGCTTGAACACCTCGTGCTGCGTCACCTGGAAGTTGAAGCAGCGCTGGATCTCCGGCAGCACCCGCCGCACCAGCGCGTCCTTCACCTTGTCCAGCCACGGCCCGTCGGCGATGTACACGTCCCGGCGCATCTTCACGCCGGGGTCCGGTTTCCACAGGGTCTTGTTGCCCTCCACGTAGGCGGTGCCGGAGGGCGTGCCGCCGGTCTCCTCGAAGTGGGCGATGAGCGCGTCGCAGGAGGCCGCATCCAGCACCCGCGGAATGAACAGCACCGGCGCCTGCTGGCGCAGCGTCCTGGGTTCGGGCCGCGGGCGCGCGGCATAGAGGTCCGCCACCCGCGCCATGAACTCCTGCGCATCCGCGCCGCGTTCCAGCCGCTCCAGGATACGCAGGTTGTCGTCCAGCACCAGCGCCGTTGTGCCCGTGGGTGCGCCGCCCAGCAGGTGCTGGGTCAGCACGCCGTCATCCGCGAGCAGCAGCACGCCTTCCGTCTCCTTCTCGAGCGGGGCGATCTCCGCCGGGCTGCCCAGGACCAGGGCCACCCGCGTGGCCTTCTCCCAGGCAGGATGCGGACGGGCGAGGGCCGCGAGGTCGGCGCGGGTGGCGGCGTCCCCGGCAGGGCCGCAGACGAACAGCGCCATGGGCTGGCCGTAGTGCAGGTCCAGGAACATGCGCGGCTTGCCGGAAGCATCCAGCCGCCTGAAATCCGGTATACGGTCGCCGAGGGCGAGACCCGCCATGGAGACTCCCGAAACGCGTGGGGGCGGCGGCTACTTTAGCACTTGGCCGGACAGGAGCGCCGCCGGGTCCCGGCCCATGGGGTAAGATGCGGCGCATCCCGTCTCCTAAGGCCGCCGATGGCTGCGACTCCCGAAAAGCAGAGCGCGTCCGCCGTGCTCATGATCCGCCCCGCCAACTTCGGCGCCAACCCGGAGACCGCGGCGTCCAACGCGTTCCAGAAGAGCACCGAGGCCGGCGCCACCGTGCAGGCCCGGGCGACCGCGGAGTTCGACGCGCTGGTGGAGGCGCTCCGCGCCGCCGGCGTGGTGGTGGAGGTGTTCGATGACAGCCCCGAGCCCGTGACGCCGGACGCAGTGTTCCCCAACAACTGGGTGAGCTTCCACTCCGACGGCAGCGCCTGGCTCTATCCCATGCAGGCCCTGAACCGGCGCTGGGAGCGGCGGCGGGACATCCTCGATACCCTGCACGCCGAGCGCGGCTACGCGCTCAAGGACGTGCACGACCTCTCGTACTCGGAGTTGGACGGCCGCTACCTCGAAGGCACCGGCAGCCTGGTGCTGGACCGTGTGAACCGCGTGGCCTACGCCGGCCTCTCGCCGCGCACCGACGCGCGGCTGCTGCAGGACTGGGCCGCCCGCGCGGGGTACGAGGTGGTGAGCTTCCACCCGCGCGACACCCGGGGCCAGCCCATCTACCACACCAACGTCATGCTCTGCATCGGCAGCGCCTTCGCCCTGGGCTGCTTCGACTGCATCGCCGACACGGCCGAGCGTGAGCGGGTGGTGCGGCGGCTCGCGGACACGGGCCACGAGGTGGTGGCCATCAGCCCTTACCAGATGGAGTCCTTCGCCGGGAACATGCTGGAGCTCAAGGGCCGCGGCGGCGAGACGCTGCTCGCCATGTCAGCCCGCGCCGAGCGCGCCCTGAATCCAGCCCAGCGCGCGGCGCTGGAGAAGCACGCGCGCATCGTCTCGTCACCTATAGATACCATCGAGGATTGCGCCGGCGGTTCTGTCCGGTGCATGCTCGCGGAAATACATTTACCCCGGAATTGAGGAATCGCAGATGGAGAAGTGCCTGCAAGAGACCTACGCCCCCCACAACGCCTGCTTCGGCTGCGGCCCGGCCAACGCCGAGGGCCTGCACGTGCGCAGCTTCCCGAAGGACGGCGAGGTGGTGGCCGAATGGCGCGCCCAGCCAAAGTACGAGGCCTTCCCCGGCATCCTGAACGGAGGCATCATCGGCTCGCTGCTGGACTGTCACTGCAACTGGACCGCCGCCTGGCACCTCATGCAGAAATCCGGCGCCGCCACGCCGCCCTGCACCGTCACCGCAGAGTACGCCATCACCCTCAAGCGTCCCACGCCCACCGACGGGCCCATCACCCTCAAGGCCCGCGTGGTGTCCTCCACCGAAGACCGGGCCGTGATCGATGGGGAGCTTTGGGCCGGCGGCAAGCTCTGCGACACCTGCCGCGGCACCTTCGTGGCCGTGAAAGAGGGTCACCCCGCCTTCCATCGCTGGTAAGCTCTATATAGATACGGGAGCAGGGGTGTTCCATGGTTAAAGGCATGCTGCGCGGGCGCACCTGGCTGCTCGGCCTCTTCGTCGTCCTCGTCGTCGCGGACTTCTTCGTGTTCGCCGGCTTCGATTCCCTGGAGCATCCGCTGCAGGACCTCATGGTCCGCGCCCACTCCGCCGGCCGCGCGCCGGACCCGGACGTGGTGGTGGTGGACGTGGACGAGGCGAGCCTGGTAGCGGCGCAGCAGCAGCTCGGCGCCGGCTGGCCCTGGCCCCGTTCCCTCTACGCCCAGCTCCTGCAGGGCCTGCTCAAGCAGGACCCCAAGGCCGTGGTGTTCGACATCTACTTCGTGGACCCGGACAACGTCAGGCCTGAGAACGACAAGTACCTCATCGAGGTCGCCGCGCCCAGCGACAAGGTGTTCTTCCCCTCGGTGCGCCTCGAGAACGCGGACGACAGCAAGGGCGCACCGCTCAAGGACCTGCCGCCGCCCTTCGGCATCGAGCCGGGGCCCGGCGCGGACCCGGAGGCCCATGCCGCCATGCTGTTCCCGCTGCCGCAGCTCGCGCTGACGGGACGCGTGGGCGTGGTGAACTTCCTGCAGGATTCCGACAAGGTCGGCCGCCGCTACTACACCTTCTACGACGCCTACGGCTGGCTGATGCCCTCGCTGCCCGCGCGCGTGGCCCAGTCGGCGGGCTACCCGCTGCCGGAGTCGGACGCCTTCGTCATCAACTGGCGCAGCGGCGTGCCCCACGTGCCGTTCTATGAGCTCTACGCGGACATGCAGAAGCAAAAGTCCGCGCGTCCGGCGGGCGAGTTCAAGGACAAGATCGTGGTGATCGGCAGCACCGCCGCGGGCCTGGGTGACTCCCATCCCTCGCCGCTGGCGGCGAACTATCCCGGCGTGGACACCCTCGCCACCGCCATCGCGAACCTCAAGGACGGCGATTGGATGCGGCGCACGCCGCCCTGGACCGGCGCGTTCCTGTCCCTCGCCCTGCTGCTCGGCCTCGCGTTCCTCTTCGCCCGGGGCCAGGGCCCGTTCCGCACCGGTCTCGCGCTGCTGGCTGTGTCCTTCCTCGTGGTGTTCCTGGGCTACCTCCTGCTCGGTTCCCGCTGGCTGCTGCCGGTGGCCCAGCCGCTATTGTTCGGCTGGCTGTTCTTCTTCGCCATGGCCCTCGCCGAATACCTGCGGGAGCGGCGCGAGCGCCAGCACGCCATCGGCCTGTTCGGCCGCTTCCTGGACCCGCGGGTGGTGGACGATCTCGTCAAGCACCGGCGCGACCTCCTGAGCGAGGGCGCCAAGAGCCGCGAGGTCACGCTGCTGTTCTCGGACATCCGCGGCTTCACCACCCTCTCCGAGTCCCGCACGCCGGAGCAGGTGGTGGCGATCCTCAACCGCTACTTCTCCAAGCAGGTAGAGGTGGTGTTCCGTCACGGCGGCACCGTGGACAAGTTCATCGGCGACGCCATCATGGCGTTCTGGGGCGCGCCGCTGGAGGACAAGGACCAAGCCAGGCACGCGGTGGCCGCGGCCCTCGAGATGAGCGCGGTGCTGCTGGAGTTCCGCAAGGACCTGGGCGACCTCGCCGAGGTGTTCGACATCGGCATCGGCATCCACACCGGCCAGGCGGTGGTGGGCTTCATGGGCTCCGAGAACAAGCTCGACTACACCGCCATCGGCGACAGCGTGAACCTGGCCAGCCGCATCGAGGGCCAGACCAAGGGCGTGGCCCGGGTGCTGGTCTCCGCCGCCACCCGCGAGCGCTGCGGGGACGCCTTTGACTTCACCGAGCGGGGTACTTATAAAGTGAAGGGCAGGGAACAGCCGGTGGTGCTGTACGAACCCCGGGAGAAAACATGAGACGCTGGTCCATAGGAATCGCGGTCCTGTTGCTGGTGCTGGGCGCGGTGCACGCCGCCTCCACCTCCACCGCCCAGACCGTCGTCGCCGGCAACCTCACCTCCGGCCCGTACTCGGACGCGAGCGTGGTCGCGCCGGTGCCGAACGCCGCCCAGGTCACCATCATCGAGCGCCAGGGCGGCTGGTACCACGTGCGCCTGGATTCGGGGAAGGACGGCTGGCTGCCCATGACCAGCATCCGCCTCAACAGCACCAGCACCGGCAGCGGCTGGGGCACCAGCTGGTTCAGCCTGTTCCAGAGCGGCCGCTCCGGCGCCAGCGGCAGCACCGCCACCACCGGCGTGCGCGGCCTCAACACCGGCGACATCCAGAACGCCAAGCCCGATCCCAAGGCCGTGGCGGAGCTGGACCAGTGGCAGATGAAGCCGGGCCAGGCCCAGGCCTATGCCGAGCGCCTGCCGCTCACCGCCAAGCCCGAGATCGCCTACATCCCGAAGGTGAAGCCGTGAAGGCCCGCGCGCTCGCCCTCGCCGCCGGCTTCGCCTTGGCCGGCCTGCCGCTCGCCGCGTCGAGCGTGGACCTCGGCAACCTCTTCAACACCGTCAAGCAGGCGGTGAAGCCCGCGGACCAGGACCAGGAGGCGGAGATCGGCCGCGACGCGGCCGCCACCCTGCTCGGCGCCACCAAGCCCATCCACGAGGCGGAGGTGCAGCAGTATGTGAACCGCATCGGCCTGTGGGTCGCCATGCACAGCGACCGGCCGGACCTGCCCTGGCGCTTCGCGGTGCTGGACTCGGACGACATCGACGCCTTCGCCGCCCCCGGCGGCTACGTGTTCATCACCCGCGGCCTGCTGCTGCGCATGCATAACGAGGCGGAGCTGGCCGGCGTGCTGGGCCACGAGATCAGCCACGTGGTGCTCAAGCACCACCTGAACGAGCTCATGCGCGCCGCGCGCCTCGACCTGCTCGGCCAGGCCGCGAGCTACGAGATGCAGCAGCAAGGCCACGACACCAAGGTGCTGGACAAGGTGGCGGGCGCCAGCCGCACGCTGTACTCCAAGGGCCTGGACAAGGACGACGAGTTCGACGCGGACCGCTTCGGCGTGGTGCTGGCGGCGCGCGCGGGCTACGACCCCTACGGCCTGCTCTCGGTGCTCCAGACCCTGGAGAGCGTGGACCCCAAGAGCAGCAGCATGCAGCTCCTGATGGCCACCCACCCCTCGCCGGCGGACCGCATCGCGGCCTTGTCCGCGTCCATGCAGGCCGGCCGCATGGAGCGCTTCGGCAACCAGCCCGAGGGCCAGGGCCGGTTCGAGCGCATCGTGAAGAAGCTGGTGGCTCCGGACGCGGCCGGCAAGGATGACGAGGATGAGGACAAGAAGAAGTAGGGCTTGGCCCGTCTGCGGATGAAGTGATGGGGCCTGTACGGCCCCATCTTTTTTTGCCCCTCAATGGGCCTGTGCGTGCGGATCCTTCGCCTCCGGCAACGGCGCGAGCCACACCCGCCCATGTTCAAGGTCCATGGTCATGATCCAGTGCTGCAGGAACCCGTAGCCGATGTTGCCGTCCATGATGAGGTTGCCGGTCTGGGCCGTCCCGCTCACCGGGATGCCATTCGCCAGCGTCAGGCTGCCGTCGAAGGTCGCTTTAACGTCCGGCTTCATTCCCACCAGCGGCGCGATGTGGTTGCCCACTACCATCGCCAGGTAGCCCCCGGTATCCAACTCCATCCAGGCGAGGCCGTCGGGCGTCTGCACCGCACCGTCCAGCGTCAGCGCCCCCGCACCGGCAGCTCTTTCGCGTGAGCCTTGCGCGCCGCCAGGCTTGCCGGCGTCTCGACGATGATCTCCTTGCCCGGCACCAGCGTGATGGCGTGGCCCGCGAAGACGTCCAGGCCCACGATGCCATCGATGGGCGGCGCATCCGGACCCATGAAGCCCGCGACATCGAACACGCCGATGATAGGAGCCTGGGCCTTCACTCCCGGCATCTCGACCATGAGGCCATCGCAGTGCGGCCCGTCGAGCCGCTGGCCGTCCAGGCGGAAGCCGGTGGCCTGGCCCCAGGGCTTGCAGCCCACCTTCTGCGCGAAGGCCGGGGTCATGATCGTCACGCCTTCGCCGGTGTCGAACATGAACGTGCCCGTCTGTCCGCCTACCGTGGCATTGGCCGTGAAGAAGTAGGCGAAGTAGGGCTTGAGCGGGATATGGCCCGCCGGCTCCGGTCCGGCCGCCATCGCCAGGGCGGGAGCCAGCAGGGTGAACAGGGTGGGAGCTAACTGTCGTAGTTGCATCTTTCGTTCCTCCAGGTCGTTGAGTGGTTGCGTCGTGACGCCGGCCCACCCCGGTGTCACTGATTACGACCGGACGAAGGAGAAGGGAATTCCGTAAGACGGGAAGGAAAAGAAACCTGCGGTTCGCGGGAGATGGACGAAGATGGTTTCTGGCGGGAACGCCGGAGATATCCGGCGAACGTGTCAGCGGGCTTGGTCTTCCAGAAGCTCATCCATGAAAGCGATTGCGCGTCTCATATGAGGGATGACGATCGTCCCGCCCACCACCAGCGCCACGCTCATCGCCTCCACGATCTCTTCCTTGCTGCAGCCCGACTCGATGCACTGCCCGATGTGGTAGCTCACGCAGTCGTCGCAGCGCAGCACCATCGAGGTGGAGAGCCCCAGCAGCTCCTTGGTCTTCGCCGGCAGCGCGCCGTCCGTGTAGGTGAGGCTGTCCACCGAGAACACGCGCTTGATCACGCGATTGTCTTCAGCCAAGATTCTCTCATTCATCTTGGCCCTGAAGGCGTTGAACTCATCGACGCGCTTGCCCACTGAACTCTCCCTTAGAGAATCGTCCTGCCCAGGGCTGACTGGATCAGCCACACTGCAAATTTACCTGTCTTGTTCTCGGTATCCATGGTGGGATTGAGTTCGACGACTTCCATGCCGACGAGCTTGTTGCTCCGGGCCAGCACCTCGCACACCAGGTGCGACTCGCGGAAGTTGAGGCCGCCCGGCACCGGCGTGCCCACGCCCGGGGCCACGGTGGGGTCGCAGCCGTCCAGGTCGAAAGAGAGGTGGATGCCGCCGGAGGCCTTGCCCAGGATCTCCATGGCTTCCTCCAGGCAGGCCGGGGCGCCGCGCGCGTCGATCTCGCTCATGGTGAACACGCGCACGCCAAGTTCCTTCACGATCTTGGCTTCCTTGGCGTCCACCTGGCGCACGCCGAAGATCACCACGTTCTCGGGCTTGAGCGCCGGGGCGCGGCCGGCGATGCCGGTCAGCTCCTTCGGGCCGTTGCCCAGCAGCACCGAGAGCGGCATGCCGTGGATGTTGCCGGAGGGGCTGCTGTCGGGGGTGTTCATGTCCGTGTGGGCGTCGCACCAGAACACGCCGAGGTCCAGGTTCTTGCGGCGCAGGTGCTTGGCCATGCCCGAGATGGTGCCGATGGCCTGGGAATGGTCGCCCCCCAGCACCAGCGGGAACTCGTCCTTGTCCATGGTGGCTTCCACCGTGCCGGCCAGGTCGCGGCAGACCTCGCTGATCACGCCGAGGTAGCGTGCGTTCTTCTCGCCGAGCTCGGCCGCCTCCATGGAGATCTGGCCGATGTTATGCATGCCGACCACCTCGTGGCCGATCTTCTTGAGCGCCGGCACCACGCCGGCGACATGCATGGCGGAGGAGCCCATGTCGGTCCCGCGCCGCCCGGCGCCGAGGTCGAGGTGGACGTTGGTGATGCGGATTTTCTTGGAAGCCAAGGGAGTAACCGGGGAATGCGCTAAGCAGGGCGGCCATTGTAACATGACTGCATATTCACTGATTTGTGCATATTATTGTTGACACCCCCCGCCCCGAGCGGGTCTCATGGGCCGGGGTCACACCAAGGTTTCCCATCATGCTGCTCAAGATCGAAGGCCTGCTCAGCGCCGCCGAGTTGGTCCAGCTGCGCACGCAGCTCGCCGGGGTCAAGTTCGAGGACGGCCGCACCACCGCCGGCGTCGCCGTGCGCGACGTCAAGCACAACCTGCAGAGCGCGGCCCAGGACAAGGCGCTGCTGGAGCCGCAGCAGCTCCTGGCCGCCGCCCTCGTCCGGAACGAGCTGTTCAACCAGTGGGTGCTGCCGCGCCGCCTGCTGCCGCCCATGTTCAACCGCTACGACACCGGCATGGACTACGGCGGCCACGTGGACAACGCCGTCATGGGTGGCGGCGACCCGCTCAGGGCCGACGTCTCCATCACCGTGTTCCTCACCGACCCCGCCGACTACGACGGCGGCGAGCTCGTCATCAACAGCGACGGCGAGGCCCAGTCCGTGAAGCTCGCCGCCGGCAGCGCGGTGGTCTACAGCTCCACCAGCATCCACAAGGTGCAGAAGGTCACCCGCGGCAGCCGCGTGTGCGGGGTCACCTGGGCCCAGAGCTTCGTGCGCGACGAGCCGCGCCGCGAGATGCTGTACGAGCTCATGCAAGTCGCCCGCTGGGCGCGGGGCGTGGCGCCCGGTTCCGCCGAGGCCATGAAGATCAGCAAGCTGCGCGCCAATCTCATGCGCCTTTGGGCCGAAGTTTAAGTCTCATCTGGGCGCCTCCAGAAGCCAGAGATTTTGGTCGCGGGCAAGGCGAAGCTGCCCGAGCAACCGGGCGCGGCATATATTCCGCGCGGGCGGACAGGGATGTGCGTCCTGGACCGCGAGCGAAGCTGGATGCGTAGCGAGCATCAAACTAATCGAGGCTCATAACCGATGTGGCAATTAGTGATCGGCGCCGTGCTTATTAGCTTCTCGGCGGTGTTCGTGAAGCTCGTCCACGTGCCCCCGACCGTGAGCGGTTTCTACCGGGTCTTCTTCGGCGGCGTGATCCTGCTCGCCGTGGTGCTCTGGCGGCGCGAGCATCCCCGGCTGAATGGCGCGAGCTGGATCAAGCTCCTGCTCGCCGGATTCTTCTTCGCCCTGGACCTCTTCTTCTGGCACCGCAGCATCCTCTACGTGGGCCCCGGGGTCGCCACGCTGCTCGCCAACTTCCAGGTGTTCGTCATGGCCGCAGTGGGCGTGCTGTTCCTGAACGAGCGCCTGAGCCTGTTCCAGTGGCTCGCCATCGTCATGGCCATGTTCGGCCTGGTGCTGCTGGTGGGGGCGGACTGGAGCCATCTCTCGCCGCTCTACCACTGGGGCATCGTCCTGGCGCTCATCTCCGCGGTGGCCTATGCCGGCTACCTCCTGGCCCTGCGCAGCACCCGCAATGCCACCGGCGGCTCGTCCTACAGCGCCATCACCATCACCTCGTTCGCGTCGGCCGCGATGCTGGCGGTGTCGCTGCTGGTGGAAGGGGAGTCCTTCGCCATCCCCACCTGGGCGGACGCGGGCTGGCTGCTGCTCTATGGGCTGGTGCCCCAGGTGCTGGGGTGGGTGCTGATCTCCCACAGCATGCACAAGGTGCAGGCATCCCAGGTGGGGCTGGTGCTGCTGTTGCAGCCCGCCTGCGCCTTCGTCTGGGACAGCGCCTTCTTCGGCCGGCATTTCAGCCCGCCGGAGCTGGCCGGCGCGGCCATCACCTTGGTAGCCATCTATATGGGCTCCCTGAGGCGATCGCCCATGCGGAAAAGAACCGCCTGAAATCTTGATCTTGGGGGACGTCAGCCGGAAGCGTTACGAGCAAAGGCAGAGCGCAGTAGCTTCCGGGTAATCAGCAGACGACCTCGAGGGCCCGGGGTAAAACCTCTATATCCAGTTTCTTCGCGCCGGTATAGGTGAGTTCCCCATCCGCGTGTATCGGCAGCGGCACGTCCGCCTCTACTGACAGCCGCCCGGTCCGGAACTTCACCACCTTCGGGTGGCTCATGTGCTCGCCCTTCAGCACCTGGGGCAGGAGCTGCAGGACGCCGAGGCGCCCCATGCCCTTGGCCACCACCACGTCGAACAGCCCGTCGTCGATCTCGGCGTCCGGCGCCATCACGAACGCGCCGCCTTCCACCTTGCCGTTGTTGATGGTGAGCAGGGTGATGGGCGTCTCCAGCCTCTCGCCGTCGTGGCGCACCCGCACCGTGGGGG encodes:
- a CDS encoding VOC family protein; translated protein: MKRVTGIGGIFFHAKDPKALRAWYQRHLGIDVQEWGGTAFTWTDDAGNPTGGMTVWSIGAADSGHFAPSRSTFMVNYRVDDLTALLQALRAEGCEVLEKTDDSEFGKFGWVMDPEGNKVELWQPPAG
- a CDS encoding 2OG-Fe(II) oxygenase, whose translation is MAGLALGDRIPDFRRLDASGKPRMFLDLHYGQPMALFVCGPAGDAATRADLAALARPHPAWEKATRVALVLGSPAEIAPLEKETEGVLLLADDGVLTQHLLGGAPTGTTALVLDDNLRILERLERGADAQEFMARVADLYAARPRPEPRTLRQQAPVLFIPRVLDAASCDALIAHFEETGGTPSGTAYVEGNKTLWKPDPGVKMRRDVYIADGPWLDKVKDALVRRVLPEIQRCFNFQVTQHEVFKLIRYDAGAGYFHAHRDNESRDTQHRRFAMTLNLNTGAYDGGELRFPEFGPDLYVPERGGAAIFSCSLLHEVTPVTRGSRYGLLGFFFGERERMAEMQHQVAGG
- a CDS encoding arginine deiminase-related protein; its protein translation is MAATPEKQSASAVLMIRPANFGANPETAASNAFQKSTEAGATVQARATAEFDALVEALRAAGVVVEVFDDSPEPVTPDAVFPNNWVSFHSDGSAWLYPMQALNRRWERRRDILDTLHAERGYALKDVHDLSYSELDGRYLEGTGSLVLDRVNRVAYAGLSPRTDARLLQDWAARAGYEVVSFHPRDTRGQPIYHTNVMLCIGSAFALGCFDCIADTAERERVVRRLADTGHEVVAISPYQMESFAGNMLELKGRGGETLLAMSARAERALNPAQRAALEKHARIVSSPIDTIEDCAGGSVRCMLAEIHLPRN
- a CDS encoding PaaI family thioesterase, giving the protein MEKCLQETYAPHNACFGCGPANAEGLHVRSFPKDGEVVAEWRAQPKYEAFPGILNGGIIGSLLDCHCNWTAAWHLMQKSGAATPPCTVTAEYAITLKRPTPTDGPITLKARVVSSTEDRAVIDGELWAGGKLCDTCRGTFVAVKEGHPAFHRW
- a CDS encoding adenylate/guanylate cyclase domain-containing protein, producing the protein MVKGMLRGRTWLLGLFVVLVVADFFVFAGFDSLEHPLQDLMVRAHSAGRAPDPDVVVVDVDEASLVAAQQQLGAGWPWPRSLYAQLLQGLLKQDPKAVVFDIYFVDPDNVRPENDKYLIEVAAPSDKVFFPSVRLENADDSKGAPLKDLPPPFGIEPGPGADPEAHAAMLFPLPQLALTGRVGVVNFLQDSDKVGRRYYTFYDAYGWLMPSLPARVAQSAGYPLPESDAFVINWRSGVPHVPFYELYADMQKQKSARPAGEFKDKIVVIGSTAAGLGDSHPSPLAANYPGVDTLATAIANLKDGDWMRRTPPWTGAFLSLALLLGLAFLFARGQGPFRTGLALLAVSFLVVFLGYLLLGSRWLLPVAQPLLFGWLFFFAMALAEYLRERRERQHAIGLFGRFLDPRVVDDLVKHRRDLLSEGAKSREVTLLFSDIRGFTTLSESRTPEQVVAILNRYFSKQVEVVFRHGGTVDKFIGDAIMAFWGAPLEDKDQARHAVAAALEMSAVLLEFRKDLGDLAEVFDIGIGIHTGQAVVGFMGSENKLDYTAIGDSVNLASRIEGQTKGVARVLVSAATRERCGDAFDFTERGTYKVKGREQPVVLYEPREKT
- a CDS encoding SH3 domain-containing protein encodes the protein MRRWSIGIAVLLLVLGAVHAASTSTAQTVVAGNLTSGPYSDASVVAPVPNAAQVTIIERQGGWYHVRLDSGKDGWLPMTSIRLNSTSTGSGWGTSWFSLFQSGRSGASGSTATTGVRGLNTGDIQNAKPDPKAVAELDQWQMKPGQAQAYAERLPLTAKPEIAYIPKVKP
- a CDS encoding M48 family metallopeptidase: MKARALALAAGFALAGLPLAASSVDLGNLFNTVKQAVKPADQDQEAEIGRDAAATLLGATKPIHEAEVQQYVNRIGLWVAMHSDRPDLPWRFAVLDSDDIDAFAAPGGYVFITRGLLLRMHNEAELAGVLGHEISHVVLKHHLNELMRAARLDLLGQAASYEMQQQGHDTKVLDKVAGASRTLYSKGLDKDDEFDADRFGVVLAARAGYDPYGLLSVLQTLESVDPKSSSMQLLMATHPSPADRIAALSASMQAGRMERFGNQPEGQGRFERIVKKLVAPDAAGKDDEDEDKKK
- a CDS encoding aspartyl protease family protein, which gives rise to MQLRQLAPTLFTLLAPALAMAAGPEPAGHIPLKPYFAYFFTANATVGGQTGTFMFDTGEGVTIMTPAFAQKVGCKPWGQATGFRLDGQRLDGPHCDGLMVEMPGVKAQAPIIGVFDVAGFMGPDAPPIDGIVGLDVFAGHAITLVPGKEIIVETPASLAARKAHAKELPVRGR
- a CDS encoding carboxymuconolactone decarboxylase family protein; amino-acid sequence: MNERILAEDNRVIKRVFSVDSLTYTDGALPAKTKELLGLSTSMVLRCDDCVSYHIGQCIESGCSKEEIVEAMSVALVVGGTIVIPHMRRAIAFMDELLEDQAR
- the rocF gene encoding arginase, which produces MASKKIRITNVHLDLGAGRRGTDMGSSAMHVAGVVPALKKIGHEVVGMHNIGQISMEAAELGEKNARYLGVISEVCRDLAGTVEATMDKDEFPLVLGGDHSQAIGTISGMAKHLRRKNLDLGVFWCDAHTDMNTPDSSPSGNIHGMPLSVLLGNGPKELTGIAGRAPALKPENVVIFGVRQVDAKEAKIVKELGVRVFTMSEIDARGAPACLEEAMEILGKASGGIHLSFDLDGCDPTVAPGVGTPVPGGLNFRESHLVCEVLARSNKLVGMEVVELNPTMDTENKTGKFAVWLIQSALGRTIL
- a CDS encoding Fe2+-dependent dioxygenase, which produces MLLKIEGLLSAAELVQLRTQLAGVKFEDGRTTAGVAVRDVKHNLQSAAQDKALLEPQQLLAAALVRNELFNQWVLPRRLLPPMFNRYDTGMDYGGHVDNAVMGGGDPLRADVSITVFLTDPADYDGGELVINSDGEAQSVKLAAGSAVVYSSTSIHKVQKVTRGSRVCGVTWAQSFVRDEPRREMLYELMQVARWARGVAPGSAEAMKISKLRANLMRLWAEV
- a CDS encoding DMT family transporter — protein: MWQLVIGAVLISFSAVFVKLVHVPPTVSGFYRVFFGGVILLAVVLWRREHPRLNGASWIKLLLAGFFFALDLFFWHRSILYVGPGVATLLANFQVFVMAAVGVLFLNERLSLFQWLAIVMAMFGLVLLVGADWSHLSPLYHWGIVLALISAVAYAGYLLALRSTRNATGGSSYSAITITSFASAAMLAVSLLVEGESFAIPTWADAGWLLLYGLVPQVLGWVLISHSMHKVQASQVGLVLLLQPACAFVWDSAFFGRHFSPPELAGAAITLVAIYMGSLRRSPMRKRTA